TGGAAAAAGTGTAAGAATAAAGCTGGAAACAATTGATGGAAAGGTGATAACAACAGTTACAAATTACGGAAGGCTTATACCGGAACAGGAACTGCAAAATATATTCGAACGTTTTTATCGTTTAGAGGGCTCCAGGTCCAGTGAAACAGGAGGTACAGGACTTGGCTTGGCAATTGCCAAGAATATAATAAATATGCATGGAGGCACAATAGGAGTGAGAAGTGATTTTAACGGAACTGTTTTTGAGGTAGTCTTGGATGAACAGAAGGAAGGCATGGAAGGATGAAGAGAAAAAAAGGCAGTATAAGGAATCGCTTACTGATTTTGGTAGCTTTTCTTATCACGGGTACCATTTTTGCATTTCTATCATCCCAAAGTAAAGGTCTGTTCCGGATATCAAAATATGGAAATATCATGACCGCAGAAGCTAGTGAGCCAGAAACCGGAGATATAAAAGTATCTGGTTCAAGGAAGTCTATGAGTATAGAGTATGGGTATGATCAATATGTAAAATATGGTCGCTATATAAGTGTAAGTGCAACCATAGACAGCGAGGAAGATGATAGTTTTCAAGGTTGGTTTGAGGTAATTTCTCCTAAAGAAGGACAAAACACAGTATATCGCAGGGAAGTTAAGCTGGCCAAACAAAGTGAAACAAAAGCAACCATATATATGCCTGTAATTGATGACTCTGGATATATACAGGTAAAGCTTCTTAACAAAGACGAGTCTACCATTTTAGAGAAAAAGATAAAAGTAAAGCTAGGTAATTATGAAAAATTAGTTTATGTAGGGGTTTTAAGTGATAATCCTACGGACTTAAAATATCTGGAAAGTCTGGGTAACAGGGTTTTTTACCTGAATAAAGATACACTTCCTCAGAACTATCTTGGATTAGATTTACTGGATGTACTGGTAATAAACGAATTTGACACAGGCAAGCTGGCGGATGAACAGATAGAAGCAATCCTTAAATGGACAAAACAAGGAGGAAGTCTGGTTTTTGGTACGGGTGTGCATGGCAGTAAAACACTGAAAGCGTTTAAAACAGAGCTGCATCTAAAAGGTTCAGAAAAAGTAGCTGAAAGTGCAGTTAATCTTTGTGATAGATTGGGAGGAATTAAGGAATTAAAGCAGGTAATTCTTGACTTAGAAGAAAGCAGAAGGATGTTTTTAGATAACGTCAAGAGCAGGAATGACATGCTCGCCTTTTATGGAGATGAATCCATAGAAATAGATTATTCTATCTTTGATAAGTGGACCAAAAACAAAGTAAATAATCTTAGGGAAGAGATAGTAGATAAGCACATCTATGATATAGCGTTTGCAAATGATTATGAAACAGTTTTATCCCAAGAGAATTTAAATCTTTTAATAAAGCATCCTTATGAGTATGGAAATATACAGCTATTTACCTTTGACTTGGGACTTAAGAACACCGAAGTTACAACCGGTCTTACGGTTATAACAGCTATACGGAACAACTTAAGTTATACGAAACAGAATCAGTTAGAGAATGAATATTATGGTTCAGATAATAACTACGGTATCTATAGCAATGTATCAAGAGGATATACCGATAAGGTGCCTATGGCAGGCGGTTATATCATTGTACTTGTAATTTATATAATTTTAGTTGGCCCAATTGCATATCTTGTGCTGAAAAAGTTAGATAAACGAAGTCTCGCATGGGGGATTATACCTGCACTTGCAGTAGTATTTACAGTTTTCATATTTATTATGGGCTCTAAGACAAGAATTGATGAGCCGTATGCAGGATACGTGAAGCTTTTGAACTTTAATAAAGGAAATACGGCGGAAGAAAATTTATACTTTTCTCTGACGGCACCTTTTAATACAGCATACTCTATTATTTTGGATAAAAAATATAAAGTGACGGAGATGTCAGGTAACAGTCCTGCTATTTATAATTACGGAAGAAAAGTAGAAGTAGACTTTGCTAATACGGTATCTACAATTCAATATGGATTTGAACATACCGAGTTAAAAATTCAAAATAATCCGGCCTTTACACCGGTATACTACCAGTCAGAAAACACCTTTAATGTACCAAATAAACTAAGTACGGAGATTTCATATACAGGAGAAGAATTAAAAGGAACGATTGATAATGGGTTTGATTTTGATATTTCCAATGCGTTTCTTGTCAGTGATGGATATATAGTTGCTTTAGGGGAGTTGAAAAAAGGGGAGAAGGTAGTGCTTGCTGATAAGCAACATCTATTTTTAAATGCAAAAGATGATTTATATAGTGAGGAAATTCTGAGAAAATTAAGTGGAAAACAAGAGACTCAGAAGAACTTAACAGCAAAGGAAAATAATATAGCAGGTATTTTGACATATCTGATTGAAAATAACCAGATTTGGGAAGCGAATCAAAGTTATCTATTTGGGTTTGCGAATGACAAGGGGGATCAGATAAGCGAAGGTGATACTACGGTAAAAGCTTATAAAGAGCAGGATTTTACTTTATTAACAGATAATATTCTTACTGAAATACAAAGCCAGATTACTACTTATGGAATGACGGTCTTAAAGTTTGCAATTGATGTAAATTACGCAAACGGAGATAAGTCCTTTGTATCTTCTCTGGATCCTTATATTGTTATGGAAGAAGGTCATTATGATAAGTACAATCAAGCCAGGTACTTAACCAGTAACGATATGAATATCGAGTATCATCTTCCTGAAAATGAAAAAGTAACATCCTTTGAATTTCTTCAGAATAGAAATCAGGAAAACAGGAATGATTATTTGAAAAATTTTGAAGGTGTTGTCTATTTTAAAAATATAAAAACAAATAATTTTGATGAAGTGTATCGTTCTGGAACAAGCAGCAGTGTTACGGATGTAGACAAATATTTAACAAAAGATAATACTATAACTGTCCGCTACAGTACGGATATGTCTTTAAAAGGCTATCAGATTGTATTGCCTCATATTTCATATTGGAAGGAGGGGACAGCAAATGCTGATAATAAAGAATCTAACTAAAAGGTACAGTAAAAACATTGCACTAGATAATCTGAATCTAAATATAAAAAAGGGTGAAATATTCGGATTTGTGGGCCCCAACGGCGCTGGTAAGACTACTACTATGCGAATTGTAACTGGTTTACTAAAAGCAGATTCTGGCGATGTGTATATAGATGGGGTAAATGCCAGCAGTAATCAAAAGATACTCAAAAGTAAGATTGGCTATATGCCTGATTTTTTCGGAGTATATGATAACTTAAAAGCAATGGAGTACATGGAGTTCTATGCTTCCATATATGGAATAGTCGGTAAGGAAGCTAAGAAGTTATGTCAGGAATTAATGGATTTGGTGCAGTTGTCAGAAAAGGCAGACAGTTATGTCGATGAAATGTCAAGAGGTATGAAGCAGCGTCTGTGTTTGGCTAGAAGCCTTGTTCATAATCCAGAACTGTTAATACTGGATGAACCTGCTTCCGGCTTGGATCCGAGAGCCAGGTATGAAATGAAAGAAATTTTAAAAGAGCTTCATTATAGAGGAATGACAATTTTAATCAGCTCACACATTCTTCCGGAACTTGCTCAAATGTGCAGTCATATTGGAATCATTGAAAAAGGGAAGATGGTAGTGTCTGGCACAGTAGATGAAATTATATCTGCAAGAGGTGCGGCAAGACCTATTCTTATAAAATGTACAGATGAGCAAGAGAAGGCAGTTGAAATATTAAAACAAAATCGATTTACAAGAAATATAACCATTAGAGATAACCTAATTACCATATTATTTGGTGGAGATGAAGTACAGGAAGCGGCTCTTTTATCGTCGATGATACAACACGGGGCACATATTTCTTCTTTTGCCAGAGAAGAAAGTAATTTAGAGACATTATTTCTACAGATTACTACCCAGGAAGAACAGGCTACTTAAGTATATTAATAACTTAGAAAGGGATTTAAAATATGTTAAAACTAAATCCGGTCTATCAAAGAGAATTGAAAACAGGAGTAAGAAGTTTTAGGACGGCTCTTATTATATTTGGCTACAATGGGCTGTTGGCTCTTTTTGGACTGTTTGCCTTTTACGTAACCTTTGAATATGAACACCGGTTTGGAGGAAGTGTTAACTATGCTTCTATTTTAAGGATATATGCGATTATTGCGGCAACAGAATTCTGTCTAGTGTTATTTTCTGTTCCGGCGTTAACTGCCGGAGCTATAGCGGGTGAGCGGGAAAAGCAGACTCTGGAAATTCTTCTTACCACAAAGCTTTCACCCCATCAGATAATAATGGGAAAACTTGCTTCATCTATTAGTATGATGATATTGCTAGCATTTTCAAGCCTGCCGGTTCTGGCACTGGTATTTTCAGTTGGTGGAGTTACTTTGAAGGATTTTGCAGAGTTCATGTTATTAGTCATCGTTACTGCCATATATATAGGAAGTATTGGTATATTTTTTTCAGCGTTATTTAAAAAGACAACCTCAGCAACAGTTACTACCTATGGAACTTTATTGATTCTGGTAGTTGGAACCATAGGAGTTACCTGGATTATTAACGTGATACTTCAGATGAAGCTAGATAATATAAATGTAGAAGGAACGATATATCAGACGGCTGATGTTGGTAACTGGCTTCTTCTTTGGTTGGTCAATCCTGCAATAACCTGTTTGTCTATGATAGAACGACAGATTGGAACGGGTA
The nucleotide sequence above comes from Anaerocolumna cellulosilytica. Encoded proteins:
- a CDS encoding ABC transporter permease, which translates into the protein MLKLNPVYQRELKTGVRSFRTALIIFGYNGLLALFGLFAFYVTFEYEHRFGGSVNYASILRIYAIIAATEFCLVLFSVPALTAGAIAGEREKQTLEILLTTKLSPHQIIMGKLASSISMMILLAFSSLPVLALVFSVGGVTLKDFAEFMLLVIVTAIYIGSIGIFFSALFKKTTSATVTTYGTLLILVVGTIGVTWIINVILQMKLDNINVEGTIYQTADVGNWLLLWLVNPAITCLSMIERQIGTGKELNNLLSSFGSVSLRIRNNWFFISSVLQLGISIVLLSLSSRLLDPLRKRCHRQKDH
- a CDS encoding ABC transporter ATP-binding protein, giving the protein MLIIKNLTKRYSKNIALDNLNLNIKKGEIFGFVGPNGAGKTTTMRIVTGLLKADSGDVYIDGVNASSNQKILKSKIGYMPDFFGVYDNLKAMEYMEFYASIYGIVGKEAKKLCQELMDLVQLSEKADSYVDEMSRGMKQRLCLARSLVHNPELLILDEPASGLDPRARYEMKEILKELHYRGMTILISSHILPELAQMCSHIGIIEKGKMVVSGTVDEIISARGAARPILIKCTDEQEKAVEILKQNRFTRNITIRDNLITILFGGDEVQEAALLSSMIQHGAHISSFAREESNLETLFLQITTQEEQAT